The genomic region TTGTGGGCTGAAGTCTGGGTGTTTTCTGTCCCCGCTGGGTGGTGCGGGTAGGACAGACACGAGTCTCCTGCCCTTTGGGTCTCTCATGGTGTGCTTCTCCCCTTGTCCATGTTCCCATTTGCGTGGAAGGCTATGGGTTGTGTATGGTCTGACATTTCccatttggtttcattgatttatgACTTGTTTTCTGTCAGAAGTAGgtattttctctgtattttcattttttcctccctTCACTCTTGCCTTAGAGGGGTAGAGAGACGGTATTCTGGTCagccttcctttttccctttgtgGGATGTGTGTGacacactccctcccctcccaccgACAATCCACCCTCCCCAAGTGGGGACTCTGCCACGGGAGATGGTCGCCCCTGTCCTAAGAATGGCCAACCTCCCAAAAGTGGCTGATTAGAGGCTGGATATGACTCGTGGAAGGAGCTGCCTTTGGGGCATTCCCTTGAACTTCTGGAGCTGTGGGTGACTTGGGAACCCCTGGGTCCCTCGATAGATGCCTGACATGGGGCATCGCTGTCCTGCCTCGGCTTTGTGCATTGGGAGCCATTCCCtttccctcagcctctcaggccCTGGCGTGCCTTGATGTTAGAGAATGCTGTGGGATGTTTTGGTTCCCTCTTTGAAgcgcctttctttctctttctctctgctagATTTATTACTGTAGTCGGACACACTCCCAGCTGGCCCAGTTTGTGCATGAGGTGAAGAAGAGCCCCTTTGGCAAGGATGTTCGGCTGGTCTCCCTCGGCTCCCGGCAGGTAAACAGTAGCCAGTGTTTCCACCAGGGGCCATCCTGCTCCTTTCCCCACAACTTTGTCCTCCTTGTCCAGGCCTGGGAGACGCTGGGTCTGCGACAGGCTGAACTGTGCGAGGAGCAGCCCCCTCCCTGGCCTGGCCGGCCCATCactggaaggcaaaggagaggtGGCGGAGCAGGTCCATGTGTGTTGGTAGGATGTCATTTACCCGGCACCATCTCTttgcctctttctttctcctttgttgcAGAACCTTTGTGTAAATGAAGACGTGAAAAGCCTAGGTTCTGTGCAGCTTATCAACGACCGCTGTGTGGACATGCAGAGGAGCAGGCACGGTAGCCACCGGGACCATGGTGTAGCCATAGGCAATCTGGAGAGAGTGAGGCGGGGTGGCAGTGACTGAAGACCATTAAGTGTCTTGCATAGAAAGAATGGCAGAGGAGACCCCAGTTCCTTCCTGAGTCCCCTCTTCCTTGGGAAAAAGTGTTCCTACTCTCTGGGTCAGTGTCTGGTCCGAATCCTTGGCTTGGAGATGATTTTACAGGCTTTctggaaaacaaaagtaaaacctTATAGTGTTCTGATGAGACCACAGTAGGCAGTATTTGGGAGGGTCTTACAGACTCCACCCCTTGGAAGTGGGTCTCAACATTACAGAACCCCTTCTCGGGCCCGTGGACAGTTGctgtcttctctgttttctctctttgtgCCTGTGCCACCctcagagaagaagaaaggagctgAGGAGGAGAAGCCaaagaggaggaggcaggagaagcaggTGGCCTGCCCCTTCTACAACCATGAGCAGATGGGCCTCCTCCGGGACGAGGCCCTGGCAGAGGTGAAGGATATTGAGCAGCTGCTGGCCCTTGGGAAGGAGGCCCGTGCCTGTCCTTATTACGGGAGCCGCCTTGCCATCCCTGCAGCCCAGGTGAGGGCCCTGTGGGGCCAGAAAGCCGCTCTTGGCTCTCACTGTGGTCTAAGCCGTGAGGGGAGTCCTCATCACACTGTCGTTTGGGGGATGTCCCCCACCGTGGTCAGGTTGATGGCACCTTTAACCCATTCTCTCCTGATGCGTGAGTTGGAGGAGGCGTGTGGGATCTCTTGGGGGCTCCAGGCAGCAGGACCAGTTGGCATTACTGGGGATGGTATTTAGGAGCCAGGAAAGCCGGTGCATTCCTAGTGAAACTACAGGGAGGGGGATGCCAGGAGCTGAGAAGAGTGTGCTGCATACACCTATTTACAAATGGCTTTCCAAGCGATGTTCCCAACTTCCATGCCTATGATGTGATGGAACATATCAGTGATGGAACCATTCAGTtttccagtttttcctttttttaatatcAGTACTCTTTTAACTGGAAAGCTTTCCTAACTCACACCTACCTGCGGCACGTGAGAATACTGTCTTCTCTGCCTCAACTTCTCTTGATTTTTAAACAGAAGGAAGAACTGCTAATGTAGCAGATCAAAAGTAGTATCTCACTGTTATTTGGTGGGTGCAGTTTCACTATTTCCTTGCTACTTCTTTGAGTGACTTTGGAAACAGGATATCACTTGTGGAAAATTCTGTAtaatccagaaaaaaatgtaaggtttTAAAAGATTTGGGGAACTAAGTAACCATTTTGCACAGCAGCTAAATGCTCACCAGCATACCTGCTGAGCTGTGTGGGCGCTGGCAGAGAAACGGAGGAAAGCTGCCAGGCCCCATGGTGTCCCAGGCCTTCCCTCCGGTCTGTTTGCCTTTAGAGCAAGATTAGTGCTATAGGCATTTATACACAGATACCATAATATGGCCCAAAATCTTTacgatttttgaatttttaaagtactttgaccatattttgcttttatgttaATAGTATTCCAGTGAAATTCTATGCATGGGGACACTGGAGCCCAGAAAAGTTAAGTGACTCATATTTTCTCACCAAGCGTGAGTGATGGAGCCATTCAGTGTTCTGGTATTTCATTGTTCATATGAGTATTCCTTTAACTGGAAACTTTCCTAACAACAAACACCTAAAGATCTGCagagttgcttttatttttgttacccCAGCTCCACGCCTAAACCCTCACTTGAGATAGGATGTATCAACCCTATTTTGTAGGTGAGGAAACCAAAGGTCAGAGAGGTTAGACAACTcttccagagtcacacagctgggaagtaGCAGCTCCAGGAGCAGAAGCTGGGGCCACTTCCTGGTGCACCGATGGCCTTCAGGTGTTTTGTGGAAACTCAGGGGCCTCTGGGGCGACCTTGAGGACATGGACAAGGCTAAGCAGGggttcccctcacccagccctgcCCTTGATTTACTCAGGAGTCAGACCAGCCCCAGTTTCCTGTGTTTCACGTATTGGCTTTTCATGTAAAACTTCAGGAGAGCTTGTCCGTTGCTACAAGCTATTTTTCAAATGTCCCTACACAGTCCAGGCAGGAAATTGAAGCACTCACATCAGGAGCTCAGTGTCAGGCAGGCAAGGCTCCTGCAGGGGAGCCCCGCCCTGCTCAGGTGGCCTCATCTCCCCTCCCAGCTGGTGGTGCTGCCCTATCAGATGCTGCTGCATGCGGCCACTCGGCAGGCTGCAGGCATCCGGCTGCAGGACCAGGTGGTGATCATCGACGAGGCGCACAACCTGATCGACACCATCACGGGCATGCACAGCGTGGAGGTCAGCGGCTCCCAGGTGCGTGGGCCTCCCCTTCCCGGGCCAGGGCCTGCCGTGAGGTAAAGGGACTTGGATGGTTCCTCCAGACACCTGGGCCAAGAATTCCTGCGGAGGTGGGGCTTGCTAGAGGATGCACGAGTCAAGGCGGTGACCTCATCGGAGGCTGACCATGGCTTTCCAGTGCATCCCAGAACTCTGGGGACCCCGTTATGACAGAGTGCCTCATTTCCCTGCACCTCACCTGCCCCCATGCTCCTGAGTCCCTCCAGCCGTGGATGCCAGCAGCCAGTTCTGTAAGCCAGGGAGATGGCATGAGTGGGGCAGAAGTCCCCTCAGGATTGGATTTTGTCATTACTGAAGTTGCCTGGAGGGGACTGAATTGAGGAATGCTCAAGATCAGTGCAGGCTCCTCCTGCTGACCTGTCATGTGCCATGCATGGCACCAGGTGTCTCTGTTCTTCACAGTGACTCTGCCCTGGGGGTGGTGTTCCTGTTTTACGTTGGAAACTTGGAGATTCAGAGATGGTCAAGCTGTGTCCTCTGAGGTCATGCAGCTCATGAGTGTGGAGCTGGGGTGTGCCCACTGGTTTCTGACTGTGAAACCCCTACAACATCCCACCAGCTCTACTGACCTGTGCCTGGGTTGAATTGAGGCCGAGATGTGATGGTGACCTTGAACCATCACTCTTTGTAGACTCCAGGTCTTTTCCCAACCTAGTGAAAACTAGCAGGGAGATTCCATACTTGAAGGGATTCAGCCTCTTGCTTTTCTCTGACCCCACAGTGGACACTGGAGGAaaacttcccttccttcccctctctctcagcTCCCACCAGCCTAAGGGCTGTGGAAACCCATACCTTTTGTCTGCACCCAGCCCCCTCTCCTCCCTTTGGTGGCTTCCTGTGTGTCCAGGGCCAGCATCTTCTAGGTGAATCTAAGATGTCAGTACCTCGGCCCTCGGCTGCTTGCCCAGAGCCTGGTTTGTGTTCTTTCCCCAGCTCTGCCAGGCCCATTCCCAGCTGCTGCAATACATGGAGCGATACGGGTGAGATGTGACCCTCTGAGGTAGTGGGACAGCCCCTTGGTGGCCCCCTGCATCGGCCTCTGAGAGGCAGCACTTTGGTTCCCACCTCTGGCCTGGGCTGTGGCGGGGTGGAGCTGCATGCCATTCATGTCCTGGGCACATCATGGTGTGTGCTGCACACAGACCTGGAAGGCTGGGGACTGACCGCTGGCTCTGAGGCCTGGGGCCGTGGCCAGCCTACTCTCTGGGAAAGAATTTGTAGCTTGTGACCCAGTTGGAGAGGCATCGGGCAGCAAGGCTTCCACTGGGGTAGGCGGGGCAAGTCGCCATCAGGGCATCTCCACTTAATGTCCATTGGCTTCTTCTCAGGAAGCGTTTGAAGGCCAAGAACCTGATGTACCTGAAGCAGATCCTATATTTGCTGGAGAAATTCGTGGCCGTGCTGGGGGGTAAGAGTCCTGTCCCCCTGCTGACCCCCGGCCTGCAAAACCTGCCGGGCTGCTTTTTCCTTGGATGCCCATCAGGACGCCTCAGTTCTCTGTGTTTTTAAGAAGGGTTggccgggcgttgtggctcatgcctgtaatcccagcacttgggaggccgaggcgggtggttcacctgaggtcaggagtttaagaccagcctgaccaacatggtgaaaccccgtctgtactaaaaatacaaaaaaaaattagccaggagtgttggtgtggcctgtagtcccagctactccagaggctaaggcaagagaattgcttgctcaaacctgggaggcggaggttgcagtgagccgagatcgtgccactgcactccagtctgggcaacagagtgagaatccagcTCAGAAAAGAGAAGGGTCTTGGTCATTGATTTAGAAAAGTAATTGTTCTTTATAGCTTAGTTGAGTTGTCTGACTTGAGCTTTTTTCAGACCCATGGGTTCTTTGCTCATGTTCTGAGGACTTCTTATTTCAGGCCCTGCTCTGGGGGGATAGTAAGGATACAGCATCACATGAACACACAGTGTTTCCGTGATAGGCGTAGTGCTGTGGGGTGTTCAAAGCACTTGCATATGTGGTTTTGTGTGCCCTGTGAGAATGCAGTGCTGGCCTTTGAATCCTTGTTGATAGACGCATAAACTAGAGCTCAGAGCAAGGGCTGTTCCCAGCACGGGAGCCTGGGATCTTCTGACTCCATCTCCCATGCCTCTTTGCATGACCCTGTCACGTCCCCTTTTATGATGGGGCACCCCCTTGGAAGGCATCTGTGGAAGTGAAAGCTGCAGAAAGCCTGTGGGAGCTCCTGGCGGGAGCTGGTCTCGTGTTGCTGCTCTGAGCTGCCAGCTCTGCTCTGCCTCAGGCTCAGCACGTGGCCTGGGCAGCTCCTCTGTGCTCCCGTGCCCTGCATACATTGGTCTGGCCGCTGTGTCCCGGCCTGGAGAAGGGGTGAAAAACATGAACTTACAGGGCTTTGGGTTCCATGTGCAAGCATGTGAGTCAGACGTGGGAGGCTCCTGGACCTACTTGCCCTCTCAGTGAGTCCTTTGCATGCTATAAAcagtgaaaagcaaaacaaagccatTCAAATACAGATGCTCTTTTTACTTGATGTGCAGTGCGGAGGGAGAGAAGATAGGGAAGGGTTGGGGGGCCAAAGAACCACCATTGTGACCTATTTCCATTCTCTTTTTTAGGGAACATTAAGCAAAATCCCAATACACAGAGCCTGTCACAGACAGGTAAGAGAGTTGCTCTCAGAGGACCCAGAGCTGATCTGAGCCACTTCCGAGCTTAACCCTGGGACTGAAACCTGAGGCTCAGGGTGAAGCTCCCAAGGCCCTTCATGTGTTTGCTCTCAGGGACGGAGCTGAAGACCATCAACGACTTTCTCTTCCAGAGCCAGATCGACAACATCAACCTGTTCAAGGTAGAGGTTTccacctttccacattccatatccaATTTCCTTCCTATCACCACCTGTGGGTAGGGTACTATGTTAAGActatagaaggaagaaaaagcaaaacagacgTGTAATTACTTAACCCTTAACACGCCTGGGAGACAAAAGTCATCTTCCTTTAGGGTGAAGGTCACAGGGATGGGTGAGAAAGGGACCTTTCTTAGTGCCTCATAGAACAGACAGAGACTCCAGGTCCTCGCCGCCTCACTCCGTCTTCTGGCACAGTCTCCGTCAGGCTTATGGACAGGAATAGGACGTTGATTTGTTCTGTGCAACCCCTGTCACGTCTTCCCACTTGGGCCTTGGGTCTGGTGGCAGCCTCAGACCTCTGCTCACTCCAGGTCTGTGTACCCAGCACTCCCCAGGTGAAACACGGCCACTGCCGCCAGAACCCCAGCCTCGTAACTCAAATCAGCAACAGTGACTGCCCCCGGGTACAGGGTTCTGCCGTCTGTTCTAGGCGGCATGCCATGTGCTGTGCTCTGAGCTAGGATATCCTTTTGCCCCAGCAAGAAAAGCAAACAGGCCCACGGAGGTGACTTCAGGAGGGTGGCGAGTACAGGCTTCCCACAAGTGAGCCAATAGCAAGTGGCAGAGACAGCGTCCAAACCTGGCTGCACTGACTTGGGGCCCCATATTCTTCCCATCCtacctgccttttttttcttaaaaccagCTTTTCCCCTGAATTACACATTTGGGTCACTGTCACTGCCACCATCCCTGCCAGACAGGCTGGATCCAGGTCATCCTTGATGCCTTTCTCCCCTTGTCTCCCACATGCCTGTGACAGCCGCCAGGCCCGACAGGTTCAGACAGTCCTGCCGTCCCCACGCTTCTCCCGCAGCTGGGACATGGGTGCAGGTGCTCCTTCCCTCGCCTTCCCTCTGCCCCCCTTGCTTTCCTTCTCCCCTCTTCTTCCCATGGGTCTCGGGTCTCATCACACACCGTTGAGGGAATCCTCATCGAAGGATGTCGCTCTTTTTAGAAACCGGTTTAAAGGCTCCAAACTCCTCATCTCTGCATCCCAACCTAAGATCTGGCACCAAACCACACACATTGGATGCACCGACTGAGTGGCACTGCCCCAGCCCCTGAGCAGGCCCCAGTCATCACCTCCTCTGTGGCTTTGCTCAtagaagttcctttttttttttaactctctgtCACCTGGAAGGAAAGCCAAAGGGACCTAGATTTTACTGAGCACTCTTAGACTTGAGAGACACATTTGGAAAGAGGGTCTCCCCCCTGAGGGAGGACACTGCGTTGTGGGCAGGGGCAGTAGAGGAGGGGGTGGCCTCGGAGAGGGGATGACAAGGTTGGTGGCAAGGAGGCTCCGGGTGCCTCAGAAGGTAGCACTGTGTGTGCTGCCTGGGTGGTAGAAGTggtgtttttggttttgctttgtttttaacattACAGCTTGCTCAGTTTGCACGCGTGCCTACAGCTGGGCTTGGTTTTTGCAGGTGCAGCGATACTGTGAGAAGAGCATGATCAGCAGAAAGGTAACTGCTCCCATCTTGTGGTCCTGAACAAGACCCAGCTGTGCCCCAACCCCCTGCCCTTGCCATgcttccctcccctgccctcagggaactCCAGAGTCCCCTTCGTCTCCACCCTCCTTGGTGCAGTGGGCCTTGCTGGGGTGGTGGGGTGTGTGCTGCAGGCATCTTGGGCCTGGCAGAGCCTCCGATCCACGCAGCCTCTCTCTCATGGCTGTTCCTCGTTCCTCTCCACTGCTCTCGCTCATCCCACCCAGCTCTTTGGATTCACTGAACGGTACGGAGCAGTGCTCTCATCCCGGGAGCAGCCCAAACTGGCTGGGTTTCAGCAATTCCTGCAGAGCCTGCAGCCCAGGACGACTGAAGGTGAGGCAGGAGTGTGGGCAGGCAGAGGCGGCtgcaggcatgggcaaggacttctgTTCCTCGTGTGTGCACCTGACCAGAGGGTCCACATTCTCCTCTGTGCAGCTCTTGCAGCCCCTGCAGACGAGAGTCAGGCCAGCGCCCCACGACCAGCTTCCCCACTGATGCACATCGAAGGCTTCCTGGCAGCTCTCACTACGGCCAACCAGGACGGCAGGGTCATCCTGAGCCGCCAAGGTAATCAGGGGGTTCTTGGCCAGGTTCAGTTCCCAGGAAGGAGCCAAGCTAAGCCAGGGAGCCACAGCGTGAAAGgattctttccttccatcctggGAACTTCCTGGGTTAGGAGGAAGCAGTGCAGTGGGCACTGGCCTGCTGTGACCTGGGCAAGCGGTGGAGGTGGATGGGAGGAGATCGAGGGGCTGAGATGGGGGTCCTGTGACCAGGGTAAGCAGTGGAGGTGGATGGGAGGAGATCGAGGGGTCGGGATGGGGGTCCTGTTATCAGGGTAAGCAGTGGAGGTGGATGGGAGGAGATCAAGGGGCTGGGATGGGGGTCCTCTAGGGCAGGGGTCATAGGCAAACTTGTATTGTGGGGTAGGTGGACTTTGGTTTGGGTCATGGTTTTGTCATCTATGAGCCTTGTGATTTGGACTATTTTCTTTCacaacttcagtttcctcatatgaaaATGGAGAGGataagctgggcgcggtggctcacgcctgtaatcccagcactttgggaggctgaggcgggcggatcatgaggtcaggagatcgagaccatcctggctaacacagtgaaaccccgtctctactaaaaatacaaaaaattagccgggtgtggtggtgggtgcctgtagtcccagctactcgggaggctgaggcaggaaaattgcttgaacccaggaggcagaggttgcagggagccgagattgagccactgcactccagcctgggcaacagatcgagactccatctcaaaaaaaaaaaaaaaaaaaaaagaagatggagaGGATCGTATGGTCCACCTCTGTGGGCTGATTGTCCTAGAGATTAAATGGTGTTTAATTTAAAGAGAAAGCACTAGCACTTGTGCCTCAGACCTGGACTCACCTGGGGACCCCCTTTGCTAGGACAATAGAAGTGTCTGTTGGGCTTGTACTCACCTCCCCACCGATCTGTTTTTCCAGGCAGCCTCAGTCAGAGCACCCTGAAATTTCTGCTCCTGAATCCAGCTGTGCACTTTGCCCAAGTGGTGAAGGAATGCCGGGCAGTGGTCATTGCGGGGGGGACCATGCAGCCGGTAAGGGCAGCTTTCCCTGCCCCTTGTGCCCCAGGTGTTGGGATGAGATGGGGGCTTGGGAGAGATGCATTATCACTCCTGTTCTCTCCTGGGGCCCCAAGCCAGTAAGAGTCAGCTCGAGCAGGCCCAGCAGTGTCCACTGGGTGACACTGCTATTCTCACTGCTGTGCCTTTTAGGCTGCAGGAGCAGTGGAGACTCCTCTGCTGCTCCATTCTGTAGCCCCAGGATCACACGTCTCCCAGAGAAAGCTGTTCTGTGGTTTCAAactcaaggaaaaaaatcatgattCCACTTTTAAAAGGTTCATTTTGATGTATATGAATATAATAGTTTTTGTAGGCGTAATTTTTACTTATGTGCAtacctgtttcaaaaacaaaagtgcAGCTCCCTCCACGTGCTGTCACTGGAACTTGCTCTTTTCACTCAGCAGCCAGAGGGTCATAAACCTGTCTCGTTGTCAGCAAGCATGCGCGTATTTCAGTATCCCAGCTGTGCTGGATTCTAGTTACACAGATACACAGCATTTCATGTACCTGTTCCTCTTTTGTTAGGTGTGCAAGCTATTTGCAGTTTTCTGTTTTGAGCATGACTGTGATGAATATAACCACATTTCTGCACAGTGGTGACTCCTACCTAGCAAAGGGTCTGCTGGACAAAAAGCTGCTGGGAATCCTGAAGCAGTGCTTCCCAGCCCCAGCTGCCTTagctttgatttttatatttttgtatgggtagattgttttattcattcagcatatTAAAGTTGTTTACAGTCATTATTGTTTCTGACGTTCACATTGTGAGAGCCCCTTCCTGCTAGCTCAGGTCTTCCCCATGGCCCAGTCAGTCTCGCCTTCAGCACAGCAGAATGTCCTGGGTTCACCATGGGTGTCCTTGCCCTGCACTGGACTCATTTCTCCAAGCCGCCCTGGTTTCTTGTAATGGGGAATGACCTTTAGAAATCAAGCTGTGGGTGCTAGGGTGTTTGTCGTGCTCCTGGGGCATTTCAGTAGAGAGATCTAGGAAATGCTTTCAGAATGAATCCAtactggtatttcttttttttttttttttttgagatggagtctcgctctgtctcccaggctggagcgcagcaaCCCGATcacggctctctgcaacctctgcctctggggttcaagcgattctcgtgcctcaacctcctgagtagctatgattacaggcaagcaccaccacacccagctaatttttgtattttagtagagatggggttttaccgtgttggccaggctggtctcgaactcaggtgatccaccagccttggcatcccaaagagctgggattacaggcatgagccaccacgcctggcccatattGGTGTTTCTGAGTAAAAATCAAAGGATTTGTTTACTTGACCTTTTATTGTACCTCTTTTTCTCTTAAGCCTGAACATGTGTGCTACATTAACATACTTAGCTGCTCTATCCTATAATATACttaaaagttttgaaatcagTACCAATATTACTTCTAACAATAAATCTGATTGAAATTGCCTTTCCTCTTTGCCCTTAGAGTGTAACCCACTAAGGATGCCTGGTCACTAGCCTCTAAAGTCATCTGGAACCAGGCTTCTCTCCGCGTGCTTCTGTTGTCAGTTTCATAGATAagctgtttttgtttcattttcttttcaattttagaatttgcttttttcttttctgacttgtagtttttaaatatgtaaatatttgtatGGTTCAAAAGTCAAAGCAATATAAAAAGACCTATTCAGGAAAGCCTCACTCTCATCCCTCTCCAGCCCATTCCCCACCCCCATAGGGAATCAGTTTTACTAGCTTATCCTTTCAGTCTTTTTCCCCTAAATAAGCAaaaatgtgtctttatttttccctttcctgttTTATTTACATGGAAGGCATCTTAGCTGTCTGGCCATAGCTCCTCTAGTGGGCTGCGTGGTTCTCTGTTGGACAGATGTAGGGAGCTCATCCAACCAGCACCCTCTGAATAGGCAGGCGCACGATTACAGGGAAGGTCCGGGGGCATGTGCTGTTTGGTATTTGTGGGCTGTATCTTCTCACTGGACTCCTAAATATGGGATTCCTGggttaaaaagtataaatatgtttaatttgtTAACTACTGTCTAGGAATGCCTGTTTCTCCAGAGTGGGTACTTTTGGATTTTTGCCAGTCTAACAGGTGAAAGCCTGGAGATTCTTATTCAGTGGTTTGGGCTGGGGCCTGGCCATgtgtatttttgaaaattcttGCTGGTGATTTTGCTGCATGGCCAGGGTTGATAATGACAGTGCCAGATTTGCTGGATTTCCTTTGCTGTTACTGCATGTAGTTTAAACGAGACTGCCAGCACTGAGTATCTgtcaccatttttctttttgttagtttgcCCTCAGCCTTTTCTTTGACCTCTTCTTTCAGTCTGTGTGTACTTGCTGTCTCTTGGCCCAGACTTCTCGCTTCTTTTCTGCTGGGCCTCTGAGGGGTCACGGGGCCGTGACGCTGTGGCCTTGGTCTGCAGGTGTCTGACTTCCggcagcagctgctggcctgTGCAGGAGTGGAAGCTGAGCGCGTGGTGGAGTTTTCTTGTGGTGAGGAGCCGTGCCCAGGGTGGGGCAGGCTAGAGGTCGGGTTCTGGCCCCTGTTTTCTGTGTGTAATACCTCATACTGCGACCAGGCACAGGGGCGGAGGAGACCCCGGGATGGGAGCCTCGCCCTTCGTGCACTCGCCCAGGCTCTCCTGCTTTGCTCCCAGCTGCCTGCTGCCCAGTGTGACTGGCGATGGTGGGCGGGCTCCTGCGCTGGATGATGGGGCGGGGAAATGCCGTTTCTGCACTGTCCCGCTGCACACCTGCATCTCCAGTTTTCGGCCCCTCCCTGGCTCTTACCAGGTCACGTGATCCCTCCAGACAACATCCTGCCCCTTGTCATCTGCAGTGGGATCTCCAACCAGCCGCTGGAATTCACGTTCCAGAAAAGAGAGCTGCCTCAGATGGTCAGTCCCAGCCAGCTCGCCgcaccacagcctgggctcaGGCAGCAAAGGGTTTTCTGGGGCAGTGGCGCTCTGGCCCACCCTGAGTGTTTTCAGGTGTTGGGGAAATGGCACGGGGACACCCGCTATAGAGCCGCACAGAATGAGCGGCGTCCATCTAGATGTTTATGGAGGAAGGTCTGAGCTTCCCtgcccctcgcccctcgccccttACCCCTTACCCCTTACCCCTTAGGCTGCGAAATACATATTCTTAAAACCTCAAGGCATCCCCTGAGGATGCCTCACGCAGAGGAAAGCTGCTGGTTCCGTTTGGCGCTCTTGCCCTTTGGTTATATCTGTCCCTGCCGGGGGCAGGGATGCAGGGCTTGGGGGGCATTTCCTGTGGTGTGCCTGGGGTGTGCAGCCCCTGATTGTCATTGCGGTACCCATCAGGACCCTGGAGCGAAGAAGGGAGGACTCAGTGCCAGGGCAATAGGAAGGCCCCCCAGGGACACTAGTGCTGTGACGTGTGTCAGAAAGGCGCAGTCAGCAGCAGCGGCTGGGTGTGTTTGGTGGGAGGTGGCACCTACCACCCTGCGGTTCCCACCCAGGGGAGCCAAGTCCTCTTCCTTAGCTGTAGTCCTGCCGAGGGTCTCTCCTCAGTTTTGAGTCTCAAGGTTAAGACGCGGTTTGTGGGTGGCTGAGGGGTTGCTCCATGGgggctccctcccttccttccttagaTGGACGAGGCGGGTCGCATCCTCTGTAACCTCTGCGGTGTGGTTCCTGGAGGGGTGGTCTGTTTCTTCCCCTCCTACGAGTACCTGCGCCAGGTCCATGCCCACTGGGAGAAGGGTGGCCTGCTGGGCCGTCTGGCTGCCAGGAAGAAGGTGAGTGGCCTGTCGGCAGCCCTCCCACTCGTGAGGACAGTGCCACTGAGTCTTCCT from Pongo pygmaeus isolate AG05252 chromosome 10, NHGRI_mPonPyg2-v2.0_pri, whole genome shotgun sequence harbors:
- the DDX11 gene encoding ATP-dependent DNA helicase DDX11 isoform X1, coding for MANETQKVGAIRFPFPFTPYSIQEDFMAELYRVLEAGKIGIFESPTGTGKSLSLICGALSWLRDFEQKKREEEARLLETGTGPLHDEKDESLCLSSSCEGAAGAPRPAGEPAWVTQFVQKKEERDLVDRLKAEQARRKQREERLQQLQHRVQLKYAAKRLRQEEEETENLLRLSREMLETGLGAERPEQLESGEEELVLAEYESDEEKKAASGVDEDEDDLEEEHVTKIYYCSRTHSQLAQFVHEVKKSPFGKDVRLVSLGSRQNLCVNEDVKSLGSVQLINDRCVDMQRSRHEKKKGAEEEKPKRRRQEKQVACPFYNHEQMGLLRDEALAEVKDIEQLLALGKEARACPYYGSRLAIPAAQLVVLPYQMLLHAATRQAAGIRLQDQVVIIDEAHNLIDTITGMHSVEVSGSQLCQAHSQLLQYMERYGKRLKAKNLMYLKQILYLLEKFVAVLGGNIKQNPNTQSLSQTGTELKTINDFLFQSQIDNINLFKVQRYCEKSMISRKLFGFTERYGAVLSSREQPKLAGFQQFLQSLQPRTTEALAAPADESQASAPRPASPLMHIEGFLAALTTANQDGRVILSRQGSLSQSTLKFLLLNPAVHFAQVVKECRAVVIAGGTMQPVSDFRQQLLACAGVEAERVVEFSCGHVIPPDNILPLVICSGISNQPLEFTFQKRELPQMMDEAGRILCNLCGVVPGGVVCFFPSYEYLRQVHAHWEKGGLLGRLAARKKIFQEPKSAHQVEQVLVAYSRCIQACGQERGRVTGALLLSVVGGKMSEGINFSDNLGRCVVMVGMPFPNIRSPELQEKIAYLDQTLSPRPGAPREGSGGEPVYEGRQPVHRQGHQAPEGFCQHSAPGPAVCPAPCPGQAAGLDPSPCGGQSYLWPRHCCCAEVSPGEVGLFLMGNHTTAWRRALPLSCPLETVFVMGLVCRDPVTKVKPRRRVWSPERCQDAGAGISSRRRK
- the DDX11 gene encoding ATP-dependent DNA helicase DDX11 isoform X3, whose protein sequence is MANETQKVGAIRFPFPFTPYSIQEDFMAELYRVLEAGKIGIFESPTGTGKSLSLICGALSWLRDFEQKKREEEARLLETGTGPLHDEKDESLCLSSSCEGAAGAPRPAGEPAWVTQFVQKKEERDLVDRLKAEQARRKQREERLQQLQHRVQLKYAAKRLRQEEEETENLLRLSREMLETGLGAERPEQLESGEEELVLAEYESDEEKKAASGVDEDEDDLEEEHVTKIYYCSRTHSQLAQFVHEVKKSPFGKDVRLVSLGSRQNLCVNEDVKSLGSVQLINDRCVDMQRSRHEKKKGAEEEKPKRRRQEKQVACPFYNHEQMGLLRDEALAEVKDIEQLLALGKEARACPYYGSRLAIPAAQLVVLPYQMLLHAATRQAAGIRLQDQVVIIDEAHNLIDTITGMHSVEVSGSQLCQAHSQLLQYMERYGKRLKAKNLMYLKQILYLLEKFVAVLGGNIKQNPNTQSLSQTGTELKTINDFLFQSQIDNINLFKVQRYCEKSMISRKLFGFTERYGAVLSSREQPKLAGFQQFLQSLQPRTTEALAAPADESQASAPRPASPLMHIEGFLAALTTANQDGRVILSRQGSLSQSTLKFLLLNPAVHFAQVVKECRAVVIAGGTMQPVSDFRQQLLACAGVEAERVVEFSCGHVIPPDNILPLVICSGISNQPLEFTFQKRELPQMMDEAGRILCNLCGVVPGGVVCFFPSYEYLRQVHAHWEKGGLLGRLAARKKIFQEPKSAHQVEQVLVAYSRCIQACGQERGRVTGALLLSVVGGKMSEGINFSDNLGRCVVMVGMPFPNIRSPELQEKIAYLDQTLPRAPGQAPPGKALVENLCMKAVNQSIGRAIRHQKDFASIVLLDQRYARPPVLAKLPAWIRAHVEVKATFGPAIAAVQKFHREKSASS